One genomic window of bacterium includes the following:
- a CDS encoding D-alanyl-D-alanine carboxypeptidase, which translates to MFRVFVPLVLLAVAVATLLVSNQLADEPPPAEPLGVAGADIPLLSARRLPTVATSATPVPAPTRDVTLGRDLTALAINAPAQSCVVVRQDGEDLFVKDPDEPLTPASLQKLATAHAALSALGPDYTYRTVAIAESPPAGGVLGSDLYLVGGGDPLLATEAYAALLAAAGAEPTPLDDLAADLVADGLTRIEGGVIAVQDRYDDATSVSSWPDEWVQAGASGTLNPIALNQGYRTPEGITGTAGLLPEPEPALRSAVLFDDMLEARAVRIPERPGVAAPERDFSGYQELGSIDSAPLSSHLRFMIAESDNTTAELLLKELGLNWSGTGTTLDGALATLELLAADAGRPVLVFPPADGSGLSPENELTCRQVTDILEIGGPDGLLASYLPVAGESGTLRDRFVDSTATGRVRAKSGSLPGVFSLAGFATGRDGRPVTFAAILNGEGLAQVDADAFLQQLLEILVAHPNYAETGGDSAETVDAGEG; encoded by the coding sequence ATGTTCCGCGTCTTCGTGCCGCTCGTGCTGCTCGCCGTGGCGGTCGCGACCCTGCTGGTGTCCAACCAACTGGCGGACGAACCTCCGCCGGCCGAACCCCTCGGTGTGGCCGGGGCGGACATCCCGCTGCTCTCGGCGCGGCGGCTGCCGACGGTGGCCACGAGCGCCACTCCGGTGCCGGCGCCCACCCGCGATGTGACCCTGGGGCGCGATCTGACGGCGCTGGCGATCAACGCCCCGGCACAGAGCTGCGTCGTGGTGCGCCAGGACGGCGAGGACCTGTTCGTGAAGGATCCCGATGAGCCGCTCACGCCGGCATCCCTGCAGAAGCTCGCCACCGCCCATGCGGCCCTGTCGGCGCTGGGACCCGACTACACCTACCGCACGGTGGCGATCGCCGAGTCCCCGCCCGCCGGCGGTGTGCTGGGCAGCGATCTGTACCTGGTGGGCGGCGGGGATCCGCTGCTGGCGACCGAGGCCTACGCGGCCCTGCTGGCAGCGGCGGGAGCCGAACCCACGCCGCTCGACGACCTCGCGGCCGACCTGGTCGCCGACGGGCTGACGCGCATCGAGGGAGGCGTCATCGCCGTGCAGGACCGCTACGACGACGCCACCTCGGTGTCCTCGTGGCCCGACGAGTGGGTCCAGGCCGGCGCCTCGGGGACACTGAACCCGATCGCCCTCAACCAGGGATACCGGACACCGGAGGGGATCACCGGGACGGCAGGGCTGCTGCCCGAGCCCGAACCGGCCCTGCGCAGCGCCGTCCTGTTCGACGACATGCTCGAGGCCCGGGCGGTGCGCATCCCCGAACGCCCCGGCGTGGCCGCACCCGAGAGGGACTTCAGCGGCTACCAGGAGCTGGGATCGATCGACTCGGCACCGCTGAGCAGCCATCTGCGCTTCATGATCGCCGAGAGCGACAACACGACAGCCGAATTGCTGCTGAAGGAACTCGGTCTGAACTGGTCCGGCACCGGCACGACGCTCGACGGCGCCCTGGCCACCCTGGAGTTGCTGGCGGCGGACGCCGGCCGGCCGGTGCTGGTGTTCCCGCCCGCGGACGGCTCCGGGCTCAGCCCCGAGAACGAGCTCACCTGCCGTCAGGTCACCGACATCCTGGAGATCGGCGGCCCCGACGGGCTGCTGGCCTCCTACCTCCCCGTGGCGGGGGAGTCGGGCACCTTGCGCGATCGCTTCGTGGACTCCACCGCCACCGGACGCGTCCGAGCGAAGTCCGGCTCGCTGCCCGGCGTGTTCTCCCTGGCCGGCTTCGCCACCGGCCGCGACGGTCGGCCGGTCACCTTCGCCGCCATCCTCAACGGGGAGGGCCTGGCCCAGGTCGACGCCGACGCCTTCCTGCAACAACTGCTGGAGATCCTGGTGGCCCACCCCAACTACGCCGAAACCGGCGGCGACAGCGCCGAGACCGTCGACGCCGGGGAGGGGTAG
- a CDS encoding FIST C-terminal domain-containing protein gives MSFAVALSEAESTADAAAAVADDLAGAFDADLPAALVFFATAAHLEAMDLLASTLADRLAPEVLLGAGAVSVIAGGRELEETPAVAAWTAPLVGAVPVRLNAALSADPAPTDDLPPLDEQPRTLLLLADPFSFPADRLLNQLGSELPHVRAIGGLASASGSAGGNRLVLDGEVFDDGAVGLLLGSEAGVETVVSQGCRPIGRPYVVTRGERNLIHELGGRPALERLQEIVEGLDAAERALVQRGLHLGIVVDEHKLDFGRGDFLVRGVLGLERQSRALAVGDMVETGTTVQFQVRDAASARQDLSGLMAGRRAEGALLFTCNGRGRRLFEIADQDASVVAGAIAPAPLAGMFCAGEIGPVGPRSYLHGFTASVALFGRGAAP, from the coding sequence ATGAGCTTCGCGGTGGCTCTCTCGGAGGCGGAGTCCACGGCGGATGCGGCCGCAGCCGTGGCCGACGACCTGGCCGGGGCGTTCGATGCCGACCTGCCCGCGGCGCTGGTCTTCTTCGCCACCGCGGCGCACCTCGAGGCCATGGACCTCCTCGCCTCAACCCTCGCCGACCGGCTCGCGCCGGAGGTCCTCCTGGGGGCCGGCGCGGTCTCGGTGATCGCCGGGGGCCGGGAGTTGGAGGAGACGCCTGCGGTGGCGGCCTGGACCGCTCCTCTCGTCGGCGCCGTGCCGGTGCGCCTGAACGCCGCACTCAGTGCGGACCCCGCGCCCACCGACGACCTGCCGCCGCTCGACGAACAGCCGCGAACCCTGCTGCTGCTGGCGGATCCGTTCAGCTTTCCCGCCGATCGCCTGCTGAACCAGCTCGGGAGCGAGTTGCCCCACGTGCGGGCCATCGGCGGGCTGGCCTCGGCGTCGGGGTCGGCGGGCGGGAACCGGCTGGTGCTCGACGGCGAGGTCTTCGACGACGGGGCCGTCGGCCTGCTCCTGGGATCGGAGGCGGGGGTCGAGACCGTGGTGTCCCAGGGTTGCCGGCCGATCGGGCGGCCCTACGTGGTGACCCGCGGCGAGCGCAACCTGATCCACGAGTTGGGGGGCCGGCCGGCCCTCGAACGGCTGCAGGAGATCGTGGAGGGTCTCGACGCCGCCGAACGCGCCCTCGTGCAGCGCGGCCTGCACCTCGGCATCGTGGTGGACGAGCACAAGCTGGACTTCGGTAGGGGCGACTTCCTGGTGCGCGGCGTGCTGGGTTTGGAGCGGCAGTCCCGTGCTCTGGCAGTGGGCGACATGGTCGAGACCGGCACGACGGTGCAATTCCAGGTCCGTGACGCTGCCAGCGCGCGCCAGGATCTCAGCGGCCTGATGGCGGGGCGGCGCGCCGAGGGCGCCCTGCTGTTCACCTGCAACGGCCGGGGCCGGCGTCTCTTCGAGATTGCCGACCAGGACGCGTCGGTCGTGGCCGGCGCCATCGCCCCGGCGCCGCTGGCCGGGATGTTCTGTGCCGGCGAGATCGGACCGGTGGGTCCGCGCAGCTACCTGCACGGGTTCACGGCCTCTGTTGCGTTGTTCGGGCGAGGAGCGGCTCCGTGA
- a CDS encoding CvpA family protein, protein MNLLDLAVLGLLLLAGLAGLRTGLLRPGLARLGVAPGLWGAVRLLPWALEELAPAAERWHPTAYPLGVSAGVLVAGALVGQIAGFALGRLLHLALPESLRTADRVAGLVAAAAAAGALVWLLTPTAASTPGWFAEASEDSLLVRASLEHLPPPPEDLDRVVAWVRLDSG, encoded by the coding sequence ATGAACCTCCTCGACCTGGCAGTCCTGGGTCTGCTGCTGCTGGCGGGGCTGGCGGGGTTGCGGACGGGGCTGCTCCGGCCCGGTCTCGCCCGGCTCGGTGTGGCACCGGGTCTCTGGGGAGCGGTCCGCCTCCTGCCGTGGGCACTCGAAGAACTCGCTCCCGCCGCCGAGCGGTGGCACCCGACGGCCTACCCGCTGGGCGTCAGCGCGGGCGTCCTGGTGGCCGGCGCGCTGGTCGGCCAGATCGCCGGGTTCGCGCTGGGGCGGCTGCTGCACCTCGCCCTGCCGGAGTCACTGCGCACCGCCGACCGGGTCGCCGGACTCGTGGCCGCAGCCGCTGCGGCGGGAGCCCTGGTGTGGCTGCTGACGCCGACCGCGGCCAGCACACCCGGCTGGTTCGCCGAGGCGAGCGAGGACTCGCTGCTGGTGCGGGCGAGCCTGGAGCATCTGCCGCCGCCGCCGGAGGACCTGGACCGCGTCGTGGCGTGGGTGCGGCTCGACTCCGGCTAG
- a CDS encoding ferredoxin, with amino-acid sequence MKVWIDQDLCTGDGLCEEIAPDVFTLLDDGLAYVREGDTIFSDPGGPTGLAVVPAGQEEATIESAEECPGECIFIEIDA; translated from the coding sequence ATGAAGGTCTGGATCGACCAGGATCTGTGCACGGGCGACGGTCTCTGCGAGGAGATCGCACCGGACGTGTTCACTCTGCTCGACGATGGCTTGGCGTACGTGCGTGAGGGTGACACCATCTTCAGCGATCCGGGCGGCCCGACCGGGCTGGCCGTCGTGCCGGCGGGGCAGGAAGAGGCGACGATCGAGTCTGCCGAGGAATGCCCCGGGGAGTGCATCTTCATCGAGATCGACGCCTGA
- the tal gene encoding transaldolase codes for MSRLIELHEVGRQSPWLDNLKRNWITGGELARWVERGCRGITSNPTIFQKAMTSGDAYDRDLAELTAGGAGTEESYWHLVTSDISAALAVLRPVHDASAGGDGYVSVEVAPELAHDAAATIEAARELHGRIDAPNLYVKVPATAAGVDAVRALTAEGHSINVTLIFSLPRYEEVIEAYLSGLESRSGDLSDVSGVASFFVSRVDTEVDRRLEAAGTPAALVLRGRAAVAQAKLAYEIFRRRFSGPRWEALAARGARLQRPLWASTSTKNPAYPDTLYVDNLIGPDTVNTLPEATLEAFEDHGSVTRTIDADLDEAAAAVDGLADVGVDLAEVAEVLEAEGVAAFAKSFDELLETLAGRATELTA; via the coding sequence ATGAGTAGGTTGATCGAACTCCACGAGGTGGGCCGGCAGAGCCCCTGGCTGGACAACCTGAAACGGAACTGGATCACCGGCGGCGAGCTGGCCCGCTGGGTGGAGCGAGGTTGCCGCGGCATCACCTCCAACCCCACGATCTTCCAGAAGGCGATGACCTCCGGCGACGCCTACGACCGCGACCTGGCGGAGTTGACCGCCGGCGGGGCCGGTACCGAGGAGAGCTACTGGCACCTCGTGACCAGCGACATCAGCGCCGCGCTCGCCGTGTTGCGCCCGGTCCATGACGCCAGTGCCGGCGGCGACGGCTACGTCTCGGTGGAGGTGGCGCCCGAACTGGCACACGACGCGGCGGCCACCATCGAGGCGGCCCGGGAACTGCACGGGAGGATCGACGCTCCCAACCTCTACGTGAAGGTGCCGGCGACCGCGGCCGGCGTCGATGCCGTGCGCGCCCTCACCGCCGAGGGCCACAGCATCAACGTCACGCTGATCTTCTCGCTGCCGCGCTACGAGGAGGTGATCGAGGCGTACCTGAGCGGGCTGGAGAGCCGCTCGGGGGACCTGAGCGATGTCTCGGGGGTGGCCTCGTTCTTCGTGAGCCGTGTGGACACCGAGGTCGACCGGCGCCTGGAGGCTGCCGGCACCCCGGCGGCGCTGGTCTTGCGCGGCCGGGCTGCGGTGGCGCAGGCCAAGCTGGCCTACGAGATCTTCCGGCGCCGCTTCTCCGGACCGCGCTGGGAGGCGCTCGCCGCCCGTGGCGCCCGCCTGCAGCGCCCCCTGTGGGCCTCCACCTCCACGAAGAACCCCGCCTACCCGGACACGCTGTACGTGGACAACCTGATCGGGCCGGACACGGTGAACACGCTGCCCGAGGCGACCCTCGAGGCGTTCGAGGACCACGGCAGCGTGACCCGCACGATCGACGCCGACCTCGACGAGGCCGCCGCGGCTGTGGACGGCCTGGCGGATGTGGGGGTGGATCTGGCGGAGGTGGCCGAGGTCCTGGAGGCCGAAGGGGTGGCGGCGTTCGCCAAGTCCTTCGACGAGCTCCTCGAGACCCTGGCCGGGCGGGCCACCGAACTCACCGCCTGA
- a CDS encoding tRNA (adenine-N1)-methyltransferase: MSRQSHGPAGGEAGAAGGAGEGFGGGELVLLVDRKNRSYLRRLEPGGFFHSHSGLVAWDDLLGRPEGSEVRSVGGTRFQAFRPTLSDFVVKMKRGAQVIYPKDLGPMLLLADIAPGHRVLESGVGSGALSLALLRAGAEVFGYEIRGDFARRATKNVQEFLGPEALARYHISERDCYDGIDVEGLDRVALDLPEPWRVVPHAAGRLRPGGLLIAYTPSVLQATQLRASLERGPWALAATVEVLQRSWHIAGEAVRPDHRMIAHTGFLTHARRLPA, translated from the coding sequence GTGAGCCGGCAGAGCCACGGCCCCGCCGGCGGGGAAGCGGGCGCGGCGGGCGGCGCCGGCGAAGGCTTCGGCGGCGGGGAACTGGTCCTGCTGGTCGACCGGAAGAACCGCAGCTACCTGCGCCGGCTCGAGCCGGGAGGGTTCTTCCACTCCCATTCAGGGCTGGTGGCTTGGGACGACCTGCTCGGCCGCCCCGAGGGCAGCGAGGTGCGCTCGGTCGGAGGCACCCGGTTTCAGGCCTTCCGGCCCACGCTCTCGGACTTCGTGGTGAAGATGAAGCGCGGCGCACAGGTCATCTACCCGAAGGATCTCGGCCCCATGCTGCTGCTCGCCGACATCGCTCCGGGCCACCGGGTCCTGGAATCCGGCGTGGGTTCGGGGGCACTGTCGCTGGCGCTTCTGCGGGCCGGCGCGGAGGTGTTCGGCTACGAGATCCGCGGCGACTTCGCCCGCCGCGCCACCAAGAACGTGCAGGAGTTCCTCGGCCCGGAGGCACTGGCCCGCTACCACATCTCCGAGCGCGACTGCTACGACGGCATCGACGTGGAAGGCCTCGACCGCGTGGCGCTGGACCTGCCCGAGCCCTGGCGGGTCGTGCCGCACGCCGCTGGTCGCCTCCGGCCCGGCGGACTATTGATCGCCTACACCCCCAGCGTGCTGCAGGCCACGCAGTTGCGCGCGTCGCTGGAGCGCGGACCCTGGGCGCTCGCAGCGACCGTGGAAGTCCTGCAGCGGAGTTGGCACATCGCGGGTGAGGCCGTCCGACCGGACCATCGCATGATCGCCCACACCGGGTTCCTGACCCACGCCCGGCGGCTACCCGCCTAG
- the arc gene encoding proteasome ATPase: MRTIDEVPKDQAVQLKLLRQEIEALRRRLQDTPQRIRTLEERLLETKGQLAQAVSQNEKLTHTLREAREHISALREEVEKLTQTPNAYGTVLRLNDDGTADVLSSGRKMRVAIHPEVEGTLERGQEVALNDSLSVVLARSADGTGEVVTLTELLEGGRRAVVSCRADEERVVDLAEHLAGVPLRVGDPMLMDTRSGLLTERLVRSEVEDLVLEEVPEVTYDDVGGLDAQIEKITDAVELPFLHADLFAEHRLPAPKGILLYGPPGCGKTLIAKAVANSLATKVAAATGNEKARSYFLNIKGPELLNKYVGETERQIRRVFQQARDRSAEGWPVIVFFDEMESLFRMRGSGISSDMESTVVPQLLAEIDGVEALRNVIVIGASNREDLIDPAILRPGRLDVKIKIERPDAEAAAAIYSRYLTVELPIAHSAVEIIGGGERDKAVRGMIEQTVAEMYSTEERNEFLEVTYQNGDKETMYFRDFASGAMIENIVRRAKKLAIKRVIAGGPGGITLEDLLHSVGQEHAEHEDLPNTTNPDDWAKIAGKKGERITFVRTLVHRDDTNTGGRSIERVATGQYL, from the coding sequence GTGAGAACCATCGACGAGGTCCCCAAGGATCAGGCCGTGCAGCTCAAGCTGCTGCGCCAGGAGATCGAGGCGCTGCGCCGCCGCCTGCAGGACACCCCCCAGCGCATCCGCACGCTCGAGGAGCGGCTGCTGGAGACCAAGGGGCAGCTGGCCCAGGCGGTCTCGCAGAACGAGAAGCTCACCCACACCCTGCGCGAGGCGCGCGAGCACATCAGCGCCCTGCGGGAGGAGGTCGAGAAGCTCACCCAGACCCCCAACGCCTACGGCACCGTCCTCCGGCTCAACGACGACGGCACCGCCGACGTCCTCTCCTCCGGGCGGAAGATGCGCGTGGCGATCCATCCCGAGGTGGAAGGCACCCTGGAACGCGGCCAAGAGGTTGCGCTGAACGATTCCCTCAGCGTGGTGCTGGCCCGCTCCGCCGACGGCACCGGCGAGGTGGTCACCCTGACCGAACTGCTGGAGGGCGGGCGCCGGGCGGTGGTGAGCTGCCGCGCCGACGAGGAGCGGGTCGTGGATCTGGCCGAGCACCTGGCCGGTGTCCCGCTCCGCGTCGGCGACCCGATGCTCATGGACACCCGCTCCGGCCTCCTCACCGAACGCCTCGTGCGCTCGGAGGTGGAGGACCTAGTGCTCGAGGAGGTGCCCGAGGTCACCTACGACGACGTCGGGGGGCTCGACGCGCAGATCGAGAAGATCACCGACGCCGTGGAACTGCCCTTCCTGCATGCGGATCTGTTCGCCGAGCACCGCCTGCCGGCCCCGAAGGGCATCCTGCTCTACGGACCGCCGGGCTGCGGCAAGACCCTCATCGCCAAGGCGGTCGCCAACTCGCTCGCCACCAAGGTGGCCGCCGCCACCGGCAACGAGAAGGCGCGGAGCTACTTCCTGAACATCAAGGGACCGGAGCTGCTCAACAAGTACGTCGGCGAGACGGAGCGGCAAATCCGCAGGGTCTTCCAGCAGGCCCGGGACCGATCGGCAGAGGGCTGGCCGGTCATCGTGTTCTTCGACGAGATGGAGTCGCTGTTCCGCATGCGCGGCAGCGGCATCAGTTCGGACATGGAATCCACCGTCGTGCCGCAGTTGCTCGCCGAGATCGACGGGGTAGAGGCACTGCGGAACGTCATCGTGATCGGCGCCTCCAACCGGGAGGACCTGATCGATCCGGCGATCCTGCGCCCAGGACGCCTCGACGTGAAGATCAAGATCGAGCGGCCCGACGCCGAGGCGGCCGCGGCGATCTACTCCCGCTATCTCACCGTGGAGCTGCCGATCGCCCACAGCGCCGTGGAGATCATCGGCGGCGGCGAGAGGGACAAGGCGGTGCGCGGCATGATCGAGCAGACGGTCGCCGAGATGTACAGCACCGAGGAGCGCAACGAGTTTCTCGAGGTCACCTACCAGAACGGCGACAAGGAGACGATGTACTTCCGCGACTTCGCCTCCGGGGCCATGATCGAGAACATCGTGCGGCGGGCCAAGAAGCTGGCCATCAAGCGCGTCATCGCCGGCGGTCCCGGTGGCATCACCCTCGAGGACCTGCTGCACTCGGTCGGCCAGGAGCACGCCGAGCACGAGGACCTTCCCAACACCACCAATCCCGACGACTGGGCCAAGATCGCCGGCAAGAAGGGCGAGCGGATCACCTTCGTCCGCACCCTCGTGCACCGCGACGACACCAACACCGGCGGCCGCTCCATCGAGCGGGTTGCCACCGGCCAGTACCTGTAA
- a CDS encoding chloride channel protein: protein MGVCVGLLVALFEQVVVEIMLERLFGLALWQQALAPLIGLCAAAILLRVVGGRGTTPATSDEYIKAFHERSPRLPLRHLPAKLLAGAATIGCGGALGMEGPSIFAGASLAHNLQRVLGRFLRREEMQMLLTAGAAAGVAAIFRAPATGVIFALEAPYRDDVTRRALLPSLVASAVSFLMFAVVLGDTSPVFPGLAGDVRTLAIVDLLGGALVGVTAGLGGRGFSALVRWAKALPGRVGPVPRIIATGGLLCGLAFATNALFGSPLSLGPGVRSAEWVLDVPRGVWLIVALFGIRIVATLGTVAAGGTGGLFIPLAVQGVLMGTVVGVLLGQTETGLYPTLGLAAFLGAGYRAPIAAVMFVAESSQGSAFVVPALVAAAVAQLVAGRASVSSHQAAERLGHLERRFMLPITSVLRTDVLTVPPDATIAELMTMHVLGRREREVAVVDGSRYVGMCGLDQIGDLPRSEWDSTTVADMVAADLPVANPSWTLRDAVAAMDAADVEMLATVTAGGTFVGLVLEDDILKLDEILEETGG, encoded by the coding sequence GTGGGTGTCTGCGTCGGCCTGCTCGTGGCGCTCTTCGAGCAGGTCGTTGTCGAGATCATGCTGGAGCGGCTCTTCGGGCTGGCGCTGTGGCAGCAGGCCCTCGCACCGCTGATCGGGCTCTGCGCGGCCGCGATCCTGCTGCGCGTCGTCGGCGGGCGCGGCACGACGCCGGCCACCTCCGACGAGTACATCAAGGCGTTCCACGAGCGTTCGCCGCGGCTGCCCCTGCGCCACCTGCCTGCGAAGCTGCTGGCGGGGGCCGCCACGATCGGCTGCGGCGGCGCGCTGGGCATGGAAGGGCCCTCGATCTTCGCCGGGGCCTCCCTGGCGCACAACCTTCAACGGGTGCTGGGACGCTTCCTGCGCCGCGAGGAGATGCAGATGCTGCTCACCGCCGGTGCCGCCGCCGGGGTGGCGGCGATCTTCCGGGCACCGGCGACCGGTGTCATCTTCGCCCTCGAGGCGCCCTACCGGGACGATGTGACCCGCCGGGCGCTGCTGCCATCGCTGGTGGCCTCGGCCGTGAGCTTCCTGATGTTCGCCGTCGTGCTCGGCGACACCAGCCCCGTCTTCCCCGGCCTGGCCGGCGACGTGAGGACCTTGGCGATCGTGGACCTGCTGGGTGGTGCGCTGGTGGGCGTCACCGCCGGCCTGGGCGGCCGAGGATTCTCGGCGCTGGTGCGCTGGGCCAAGGCCCTGCCGGGACGGGTCGGGCCGGTGCCCCGCATCATCGCCACCGGCGGCCTGCTCTGCGGGCTGGCCTTCGCCACGAACGCTCTCTTCGGGTCGCCGCTGAGCCTGGGGCCCGGCGTGCGGTCCGCCGAATGGGTGCTGGACGTGCCGCGGGGCGTCTGGCTCATCGTGGCGCTGTTCGGGATCCGCATCGTGGCGACCCTCGGGACGGTCGCGGCGGGCGGCACCGGAGGTCTCTTCATCCCCCTGGCTGTTCAGGGCGTCCTCATGGGCACCGTCGTGGGAGTGTTGCTGGGCCAGACCGAGACGGGTCTGTACCCGACCCTCGGTCTGGCGGCCTTCCTGGGGGCCGGTTACCGGGCCCCGATCGCGGCGGTCATGTTCGTGGCCGAGTCCAGCCAGGGCTCCGCTTTCGTGGTCCCGGCGCTGGTCGCCGCGGCCGTGGCACAACTCGTGGCGGGCCGGGCCAGTGTCTCCTCCCACCAGGCCGCCGAGCGCCTCGGGCACCTCGAGCGTCGCTTCATGCTGCCGATCACGTCGGTGCTGCGGACCGACGTCCTCACCGTTCCGCCCGACGCCACGATCGCAGAGCTCATGACGATGCACGTCCTGGGGCGTCGCGAGCGCGAGGTGGCGGTGGTGGACGGCAGCCGCTACGTCGGAATGTGCGGTCTGGACCAGATCGGGGACCTGCCCCGCAGCGAATGGGACTCCACGACCGTGGCGGACATGGTTGCGGCCGACCTCCCGGTGGCGAATCCCTCCTGGACCCTCCGCGACGCCGTGGCGGCGATGGACGCGGCCGACGTCGAGATGCTGGCCACCGTCACCGCCGGCGGTACGTTCGTGGGCCTGGTGCTCGAGGACGACATCCTCAAGCTCGACGAGATCTTGGAGGAGACCGGCGGCTGA
- the tkt gene encoding transketolase, whose translation MSLGGLVQDHPAPGVPRDPILEQRAIEVIRGLAMDAPHAARSGHQGTAMALAPLAHVLWSRIMTFDPAAPDWPDRDRFVLSAGHASILLYSMAYLCGYGLTLEDLKAFRQWGSRTPGHPEAETAIGVEVTTGPLGQGFANAVGMALTERWLRTRYGPELCDHHTFVICSDGDLAEGVSHEAASMAGHLGLGRLVYVYDDNRVSIDGGTDLWLSDDAAGRFAAYGWHVETLGEVAEDLDALEAALRRAMAAEAPSLLVLRSHIAHPSPDLTDAPAAHGYALLDEEIAAAKAVMGVPHEERFWVPDDVLEYYRAVAGRGAAARRTWEARWAGATEAHRELPELWAARAPAGWDDAVGPWEVGASVATRAASGACLNALATAMDHLLAGGADLTGNTGTKLAGASPLSRGTADGRQVFYGVREHAMGAAMVGVARHGGLLPVGGTFLVFSDYMRPAVRLAALSRARVVFCWSHDSLGVGEDGPTHQPVEHVAALRAIPDLTVLRPADAPETLGAWRVALEADGPTALILTRQGTPVLAGTTPEGVALGAYVLDQPVAAALTLVGSGSEVALCVSAAERLADEGIAAAVVSMPCWELFAAQPAAYRQAVIPPDRPSLAVEAGVTQGWERWVDRALGVERFGASAPGKTVLAELGMNPDRVVAAAKELLSTGPAPR comes from the coding sequence GTGAGCCTCGGTGGTCTCGTCCAGGATCACCCCGCCCCCGGAGTGCCCCGCGACCCCATCCTCGAGCAGCGCGCCATCGAGGTGATCCGCGGCCTCGCCATGGATGCGCCCCACGCGGCCCGCTCCGGCCATCAGGGCACCGCCATGGCCCTGGCCCCCTTGGCGCACGTGCTGTGGAGCCGGATCATGACCTTCGATCCCGCTGCGCCCGACTGGCCCGACCGGGACCGCTTCGTGCTGAGCGCCGGCCACGCTTCGATCCTGCTCTACAGCATGGCCTACCTCTGCGGCTACGGCCTCACCCTGGAGGACCTGAAGGCCTTCCGGCAGTGGGGCAGCCGCACTCCCGGCCACCCCGAGGCCGAGACCGCCATCGGCGTGGAGGTCACCACCGGTCCCTTGGGCCAGGGCTTCGCCAACGCCGTCGGCATGGCGCTGACCGAGCGCTGGCTGCGCACCCGCTACGGCCCCGAACTCTGCGACCACCACACCTTCGTGATCTGCAGCGACGGCGATCTCGCCGAGGGCGTGAGCCACGAGGCGGCCTCCATGGCGGGTCATCTGGGTCTGGGCCGCCTCGTCTACGTCTACGACGACAACCGCGTCTCCATCGACGGCGGCACCGATCTCTGGCTCTCCGACGACGCCGCCGGTCGTTTCGCCGCCTACGGCTGGCATGTCGAGACGCTGGGCGAGGTGGCCGAGGACCTCGACGCGCTCGAGGCCGCGCTGCGTCGCGCCATGGCCGCCGAGGCTCCCTCGCTGCTCGTGCTGCGGAGTCATATCGCCCACCCCTCCCCGGATCTCACCGATGCTCCGGCGGCCCACGGCTACGCCCTCTTGGACGAGGAGATCGCGGCCGCCAAGGCCGTGATGGGTGTGCCGCACGAGGAGCGATTCTGGGTGCCCGACGACGTACTGGAGTACTACCGCGCCGTCGCCGGTCGCGGGGCCGCGGCGCGCCGGACCTGGGAGGCTCGCTGGGCGGGCGCCACCGAGGCCCACCGGGAGTTGCCGGAGTTGTGGGCCGCCCGAGCGCCGGCGGGTTGGGACGATGCCGTGGGCCCCTGGGAGGTCGGTGCCTCGGTGGCGACCCGCGCCGCCAGCGGCGCCTGCCTGAACGCGCTCGCCACCGCCATGGATCACCTCCTCGCAGGCGGGGCCGACCTGACCGGGAACACCGGGACGAAGCTGGCCGGCGCCAGCCCGCTCAGCCGCGGGACCGCTGACGGGCGCCAGGTGTTCTACGGCGTGCGCGAGCACGCCATGGGCGCGGCGATGGTGGGGGTCGCCCGTCACGGCGGCCTGCTGCCCGTCGGCGGCACCTTCCTGGTCTTCAGCGATTACATGCGTCCGGCGGTGCGACTGGCGGCCCTGTCCCGCGCCAGGGTCGTGTTCTGCTGGTCGCACGATTCCCTGGGGGTCGGCGAGGACGGACCCACGCACCAGCCGGTGGAGCACGTGGCCGCGCTGCGCGCCATCCCCGACCTGACGGTCCTGCGCCCCGCGGATGCGCCGGAGACCCTGGGGGCCTGGCGGGTCGCCCTGGAGGCCGACGGCCCGACCGCGCTGATTCTCACGCGCCAGGGCACGCCGGTGCTGGCGGGAACCACTCCCGAGGGAGTCGCCCTCGGCGCCTACGTCCTCGACCAACCCGTCGCCGCGGCGTTGACGCTGGTGGGCTCGGGCAGCGAGGTGGCGCTGTGCGTGAGCGCAGCCGAGCGACTGGCGGACGAGGGCATCGCCGCGGCAGTGGTGTCCATGCCCTGCTGGGAGTTGTTCGCTGCTCAGCCGGCTGCGTACCGGCAGGCTGTGATCCCACCCGACCGACCGTCGCTGGCGGTGGAGGCGGGTGTCACGCAGGGTTGGGAACGCTGGGTGGACCGCGCCCTGGGGGTGGAGCGATTCGGCGCCTCCGCGCCCGGCAAGACCGTCCTCGCCGAGTTGGGCATGAACCCCGATCGGGTCGTGGCGGCGGCCAAGGAGCTGCTCAGCACCGGGCCGGCGCCGCGGTGA